A genomic segment from Streptomyces antibioticus encodes:
- a CDS encoding winged helix-turn-helix transcriptional regulator, producing MAGDADRVAAATTDPELACPTSAVVDIVFSRWTTPILWTLHVHGRQRFVELERRIGTITPKVLTQRLRQLERDGMVVRTYHPEVPPRVEYEISELGRSLAPLFAHLAEWAAGNLDKVEQSRHAYDTAPPR from the coding sequence ATGGCCGGCGACGCCGACCGGGTGGCAGCCGCTACGACCGACCCGGAACTCGCCTGTCCGACCAGTGCGGTCGTGGACATCGTGTTCAGCCGGTGGACCACGCCGATCCTGTGGACTCTCCACGTGCATGGCCGGCAACGGTTCGTCGAACTGGAACGACGGATCGGCACGATCACGCCGAAGGTACTGACCCAGCGGCTGCGCCAGTTGGAACGCGACGGCATGGTCGTGCGTACGTACCACCCGGAGGTCCCCCCTCGGGTCGAGTACGAGATCAGCGAGCTGGGCCGCAGCCTGGCCCCGCTCTTCGCGCACCTCGCCGAATGGGCTGCCGGCAACCTGGACAAGGTCGAGCAGTCCCGGCACGCCTACGACACCGCTCCACCCCGGTAG
- a CDS encoding barstar family protein, producing the protein MRTSGQGGAGKKYALTSDEADSDFWGFAHEAEGIFTPRPDEREEGGARRVRLEGCLPQGGLLKSLDHVGGRRARAGNAWLTLLDGDGVTMGSYFVGEVTVVDVEPSPDAAGLVDLTVTLWCADALPGSERVWDLVRTGHLNRTGMWHDLAPADRHAWLSVALWSRGYRHRERPDAPAGQMFTLDGRHIVDEDSFYCAIGEAVNGPGGYFGWNLDALDDCLRGGWGATTPFTLRWNSSADARARLAERLPVSNRETTVFDLILEILEERGVSVILH; encoded by the coding sequence ATGCGAACGTCGGGGCAGGGCGGCGCGGGGAAGAAGTACGCGCTGACCTCGGACGAGGCCGACAGCGACTTCTGGGGATTCGCTCACGAGGCCGAGGGGATCTTCACCCCCCGGCCGGACGAGCGTGAAGAGGGCGGCGCACGCCGCGTGCGCCTCGAAGGCTGCCTCCCCCAAGGTGGCCTGCTGAAGAGCCTCGATCATGTCGGCGGTCGTCGCGCCCGGGCAGGGAACGCCTGGCTCACTCTTCTCGACGGCGACGGTGTCACCATGGGGTCCTACTTCGTGGGCGAGGTCACCGTCGTCGACGTCGAACCTTCCCCCGATGCAGCCGGTCTGGTGGACCTCACGGTGACACTGTGGTGCGCGGACGCGCTGCCCGGTTCGGAACGCGTATGGGACCTGGTACGCACAGGTCACCTGAACCGGACCGGCATGTGGCACGACCTTGCACCCGCGGACAGACACGCATGGCTGTCGGTGGCGCTGTGGTCCCGGGGATACAGACACCGGGAAAGGCCCGACGCCCCGGCAGGGCAGATGTTCACCCTGGACGGACGGCACATCGTCGACGAAGACAGCTTCTACTGCGCCATCGGTGAGGCCGTCAACGGACCCGGCGGATACTTCGGCTGGAACCTCGACGCCCTCGACGACTGCCTTCGCGGCGGATGGGGCGCCACGACTCCCTTCACCCTGCGCTGGAACTCCTCGGCCGACGCCCGGGCACGGCTGGCCGAACGCCTGCCCGTCAGCAACCGTGAGACCACGGTGTTCGACCTGATCCTGGAGATCCTCGAGGAACGAGGCGTCAGCGTCATCCTTCACTGA
- a CDS encoding class I SAM-dependent methyltransferase: MPAAYEQYLVPVVFRPFAEDLTARAAALHPRRILELAAGTGVLTAELLTAAPSAEVTATDLNEAMVAFASSRAPGAVWRQADAQRLPFPDGGFDLVVCQFGVMFFPDRIEAFTEVRRVLTPGGRFLFNTWGPLGTHAFEVALQAGLERAFPADPPRFFQTVPHGYADPAVVAADLAAAGFAVEYEQTLTLQGRAESTADLATGYLTGTPVRAAVNELSDGSAVRATVIEEMTARLGPGPVTAPMSAYVFRAAA; the protein is encoded by the coding sequence ATGCCGGCGGCCTATGAGCAGTACCTCGTGCCGGTGGTCTTCCGACCCTTCGCCGAGGACCTGACCGCTCGGGCGGCGGCGCTCCACCCTCGGCGGATCCTCGAACTCGCTGCAGGCACAGGCGTGTTGACGGCGGAGCTGCTCACAGCGGCGCCCTCGGCCGAGGTGACGGCCACCGACCTGAACGAGGCCATGGTCGCTTTCGCGTCCTCCCGGGCTCCTGGCGCGGTGTGGCGCCAGGCCGACGCGCAGCGGCTGCCGTTCCCGGACGGCGGCTTCGACCTGGTGGTCTGTCAGTTCGGTGTGATGTTCTTTCCCGACCGTATCGAAGCGTTCACCGAGGTCCGTCGGGTGCTGACCCCGGGCGGCCGGTTCCTATTCAACACCTGGGGCCCGCTCGGGACGCACGCCTTCGAAGTCGCGCTGCAGGCCGGACTGGAGCGGGCCTTTCCGGCCGACCCGCCACGGTTCTTCCAGACGGTTCCGCACGGCTATGCCGACCCCGCTGTCGTGGCCGCCGATCTGGCGGCCGCCGGGTTCGCTGTCGAGTACGAGCAGACGCTGACGCTTCAGGGCCGGGCCGAGTCGACCGCCGACCTCGCCACCGGGTACCTCACCGGGACGCCGGTGCGCGCGGCCGTTAACGAGCTCAGCGACGGATCAGCCGTCCGGGCCACCGTCATCGAAGAGATGACGGCCCGTCTGGGACCAGGACCGGTCACCGCCCCGATGTCGGCGTACGTCTTCCGCGCCGCGGCCTGA